In Alligator mississippiensis isolate rAllMis1 chromosome 10, rAllMis1, whole genome shotgun sequence, one DNA window encodes the following:
- the SIRT4 gene encoding NAD-dependent protein lipoamidase sirtuin-4, mitochondrial isoform X1, whose protein sequence is MENMFCAGRAAGGCTTLRFHHSRSYSVAKTSPNLTFVPASSPPDPTEVEELQHFISHSQRLFVMTGAGISTESGIPDYRSEGVGLYARTDRRPIQHAQFVHSASARQRYWARNFVGWPKFSSHQPNAAHLALRNWERLGKLHWLVTQNVDALHSKAGSQQMTELHGCTHRVFCLGCGDQTPRSELQERFEAMNPTWTAEGHGVAPDGDVFLTEDQVRYFRVPACSKCGGILKPDVTFFGDSVSRERVDLVRQRLAESDSVLVVGSSLQVYSGYRFALAAHEKKLPIAILNIGPTRSDHLASLKLNSRCGELLPLIALQ, encoded by the exons ATG GAAAACATGTTCTGTGCTGGAAGGGCAGCAGGAGGTTGCACAACTCTCAGGTTCCACCACAGCAGATCCTATTCTGTAGCCAAGACCTCTCCAAACCTGACTTTCGTGCCAGCCAGCTCTCCTCCAGATCCCACAGAAGTGGAGGAGCTGCAGCACTTCATTTCCCATTCCCAGAGGCTCTTTGTAATGACTGGAGCTGGAATCTCAACTGAATCGGGAATCCCTGACTATCGCTCGGAGGGAGTTGGACTTTATGCCAGGACAGATAGGCGGCCCATCCAGCACGCCCAGTTTGTTCACAGTGCCAGTGCCCGTCAGAGGTATTGGGCAAGGAACTTTGTAGGCTGGCCCAAGTTCTCCTCTCATCAGCCTAATGCAGCACACCTGGCCTTAAGGAATTGGGAGAGACTAGGGAAACTCCACTGGCTGGTGACCCAGAATGTGGATGCCCTGCATAGCAAGGCTGGAAGTCAGCAGATGACAGAGCTGCATGGATGCACACACAG AGTTTTCTGCTTGGGTTGTGGAGATCAAACCCCCCGTTCTGAGCTTCAGGAACGCTTTGAAGCTATGAATCCCACATGGACAGCTGAAGGACATGGTGTGGCCCCTGATGGGGATGTCTTCCTCACAGAGGACCAGGTGCGTTATTTCCgtgtcccagcctgcagcaaatGTGGTGGGATCCTGAAGCCAGATGTGACATTCTTCGGGGATTCTGTGAGCCGTGAAAGAGTGGATTTGGTGCGCCAGCGCCTGGCTGAATCAGATTCTGTGCTGGTGGTAGGATCCTCTTTGCAG GTATACTCTGGTTACAGGTTTGCTCTTGCTGCCCATGAGAAGAAGCTCCCAATTGCAATACTGAACATTGGGCCCACAAGGTCAGATCATTTGGCATCCTTGAAACTGAATTCCCGCTGCGGGGAGTTGCTGCCTTTGATTGCCCTGCAGTGA
- the SIRT4 gene encoding NAD-dependent protein lipoamidase sirtuin-4, mitochondrial isoform X2, whose amino-acid sequence MFCAGRAAGGCTTLRFHHSRSYSVAKTSPNLTFVPASSPPDPTEVEELQHFISHSQRLFVMTGAGISTESGIPDYRSEGVGLYARTDRRPIQHAQFVHSASARQRYWARNFVGWPKFSSHQPNAAHLALRNWERLGKLHWLVTQNVDALHSKAGSQQMTELHGCTHRVFCLGCGDQTPRSELQERFEAMNPTWTAEGHGVAPDGDVFLTEDQVRYFRVPACSKCGGILKPDVTFFGDSVSRERVDLVRQRLAESDSVLVVGSSLQVYSGYRFALAAHEKKLPIAILNIGPTRSDHLASLKLNSRCGELLPLIALQ is encoded by the exons ATGTTCTGTGCTGGAAGGGCAGCAGGAGGTTGCACAACTCTCAGGTTCCACCACAGCAGATCCTATTCTGTAGCCAAGACCTCTCCAAACCTGACTTTCGTGCCAGCCAGCTCTCCTCCAGATCCCACAGAAGTGGAGGAGCTGCAGCACTTCATTTCCCATTCCCAGAGGCTCTTTGTAATGACTGGAGCTGGAATCTCAACTGAATCGGGAATCCCTGACTATCGCTCGGAGGGAGTTGGACTTTATGCCAGGACAGATAGGCGGCCCATCCAGCACGCCCAGTTTGTTCACAGTGCCAGTGCCCGTCAGAGGTATTGGGCAAGGAACTTTGTAGGCTGGCCCAAGTTCTCCTCTCATCAGCCTAATGCAGCACACCTGGCCTTAAGGAATTGGGAGAGACTAGGGAAACTCCACTGGCTGGTGACCCAGAATGTGGATGCCCTGCATAGCAAGGCTGGAAGTCAGCAGATGACAGAGCTGCATGGATGCACACACAG AGTTTTCTGCTTGGGTTGTGGAGATCAAACCCCCCGTTCTGAGCTTCAGGAACGCTTTGAAGCTATGAATCCCACATGGACAGCTGAAGGACATGGTGTGGCCCCTGATGGGGATGTCTTCCTCACAGAGGACCAGGTGCGTTATTTCCgtgtcccagcctgcagcaaatGTGGTGGGATCCTGAAGCCAGATGTGACATTCTTCGGGGATTCTGTGAGCCGTGAAAGAGTGGATTTGGTGCGCCAGCGCCTGGCTGAATCAGATTCTGTGCTGGTGGTAGGATCCTCTTTGCAG GTATACTCTGGTTACAGGTTTGCTCTTGCTGCCCATGAGAAGAAGCTCCCAATTGCAATACTGAACATTGGGCCCACAAGGTCAGATCATTTGGCATCCTTGAAACTGAATTCCCGCTGCGGGGAGTTGCTGCCTTTGATTGCCCTGCAGTGA